A window of the Streptomyces luomodiensis genome harbors these coding sequences:
- a CDS encoding cytidine deaminase yields MSTSTAAAPDWEALRAQARDAMSRAYAPYSGFPVGAAALVDDGRTVSGCNVENAAYGVALCAECGLVSSLVASGGGRLTAFTCCDREGAVLMPCGRCRQLLWEHGGPELRMDTATGIRPLAELLPDAFGPADLRRAAAHG; encoded by the coding sequence ATGAGCACGTCCACCGCCGCGGCCCCCGACTGGGAGGCCTTGCGCGCACAGGCCCGGGACGCCATGTCCCGGGCCTACGCCCCCTACTCCGGCTTCCCGGTGGGCGCCGCCGCGCTCGTCGACGACGGCCGCACGGTCAGCGGCTGCAACGTGGAGAACGCCGCCTACGGTGTCGCGCTGTGCGCCGAATGCGGCCTGGTCTCCTCCCTCGTCGCCTCGGGCGGCGGCCGCCTCACCGCCTTCACCTGCTGCGACCGCGAGGGCGCCGTACTGATGCCCTGCGGCCGCTGCCGCCAGCTGCTGTGGGAACACGGCGGCCCGGAGCTCCGGATGGACACCGCCACCGGCATCCGCCCCCTGGCCGAACTCCTCCCCGACGCCTTCGGCCCCGCCGACCTGCGGCGCGCCGCCGCCCACGGCTGA
- a CDS encoding thymidine phosphorylase: MDAISVIRAKRDGTRLTDAQIDWIIDAYTRGEVADEQMSALAMAIFLNGMDRAEIARWTAAMIASGERMDFSSLPRPTADKHSTGGVGDKITLPLAPLVAACGAAVPQLSGRGLGHTGGTLDKLESIPGWRARLSNEDMLAVLRDVGSVICAAGEGLAPADKKLYALRDVTGTVESIPLIASSIMSKKIAEGTGSLVLDVKVGSGAFMKDIDSARELATTMVGLGNDHGVRTTALLTDMSTPLGLTAGNALEVRESVEVLAGGGPADVVELTLALAREMLDAAGLPDADPAKALADGTAMDHWRRMIAAQGGDPDAPLPTAREHHVVTATADGVLTRLDAYAIGLAAWRLGAGRARKEDPVQAGAGVELHAKPGDRVTAGQPLLTLHTDTPSTFDYAIEALDDAVAYAPQATESTTPIVLERIA; the protein is encoded by the coding sequence ATGGACGCCATTTCCGTCATCCGCGCCAAGCGCGACGGCACCCGTCTGACCGACGCCCAGATCGACTGGATCATCGACGCCTATACGCGCGGCGAGGTCGCGGACGAGCAGATGTCCGCGCTCGCGATGGCGATCTTCCTCAACGGCATGGACCGGGCCGAGATCGCCCGCTGGACCGCCGCGATGATCGCGTCCGGTGAGCGGATGGACTTCTCCTCCCTGCCGCGCCCGACCGCCGACAAGCACTCCACCGGCGGCGTCGGCGACAAGATCACCCTGCCGCTGGCCCCCCTCGTGGCCGCCTGCGGCGCCGCCGTACCGCAGCTCTCCGGCCGGGGCCTGGGCCACACCGGCGGCACCCTCGACAAGCTGGAGTCCATCCCCGGCTGGCGGGCGCGGCTGTCCAACGAGGACATGCTGGCCGTCCTGCGCGACGTGGGCTCCGTCATCTGCGCGGCGGGCGAAGGACTGGCCCCGGCCGACAAGAAGCTGTACGCGCTGCGCGATGTCACCGGGACGGTCGAGTCGATCCCGCTCATCGCGTCCTCGATCATGTCGAAGAAGATCGCGGAGGGCACCGGCTCCCTGGTCCTGGACGTCAAGGTGGGCTCCGGCGCCTTCATGAAGGACATCGACTCCGCCCGCGAGCTGGCCACGACCATGGTCGGCCTCGGCAACGACCACGGCGTCCGCACCACCGCCCTGCTCACCGACATGTCCACCCCGCTCGGCCTGACGGCGGGCAACGCCCTCGAGGTCCGCGAGTCGGTGGAGGTGCTCGCGGGCGGCGGCCCGGCCGACGTCGTCGAGCTCACCCTCGCCCTGGCCCGCGAGATGCTGGACGCCGCGGGGCTGCCGGACGCCGACCCCGCCAAGGCCCTGGCCGACGGCACGGCGATGGACCACTGGCGCCGCATGATCGCCGCCCAGGGCGGCGACCCGGACGCCCCGCTTCCGACCGCCCGCGAACACCACGTCGTCACGGCCACCGCCGACGGCGTCCTCACCCGCCTCGACGCCTACGCGATCGGCCTCGCCGCCTGGCGTCTGGGCGCGGGCCGCGCCCGCAAGGAGGACCCGGTGCAGGCGGGCGCGGGCGTGGAACTCCACGCCAAACCGGGCGACCGGGTGACGGCCGGCCAGCCCCTGCTGACCCTCCACACCGACACCCCGTCGACCTTCGACTACGCCATCGAGGCCCTGGACGACGCGGTCGCCTACGCCCCCCAGGCCACGGAGTCCACCACCCCGATCGTGCTGGAACGCATCGCCTGA
- a CDS encoding LysR family transcriptional regulator translates to MTADVEAESWAAALTPRLAQFAAVARHEHVTRAAHELGVPQSTLSRAMVRLEEDLGVVLFARRGRTVALTPAGRTFLRSVERALAEVDRAAESVRADADPAAGRVSFGFLHTLGTETVPGLIRAFRVDHPRVRFQLVQNYGEAMIERMRAGGLDLCLTSPVPDAPDLVARRLDEQRLRLVVPDDHRLAGRRRVRLAEAASELFVTLEPGYGLRRITDALCAEAGFTPRIAFEGEEAETLRGLVAAGLGVALLPPPAVPRPGVAELTVTAPRAVREIGVAWLDGHPDTPPVAAFKRFLLSRRGQLLA, encoded by the coding sequence GTGACAGCAGATGTCGAGGCCGAGTCCTGGGCGGCCGCCCTGACACCGCGTCTCGCCCAGTTCGCCGCCGTCGCCCGCCATGAGCATGTGACGCGGGCCGCACACGAGTTGGGGGTGCCTCAGTCGACGCTCAGCCGGGCCATGGTCCGGCTGGAGGAGGACCTGGGCGTGGTGCTCTTCGCCCGCCGGGGCCGTACGGTGGCGCTCACCCCGGCGGGACGGACGTTTCTGCGCTCGGTCGAACGGGCCCTCGCAGAGGTCGACCGCGCCGCCGAGTCCGTACGGGCCGACGCCGATCCGGCGGCGGGCCGGGTCTCGTTCGGCTTCCTGCACACGCTGGGCACCGAGACCGTGCCCGGTCTGATCCGGGCCTTCCGGGTGGACCATCCCCGGGTGCGGTTCCAACTGGTCCAGAACTACGGCGAGGCGATGATCGAGCGGATGCGCGCGGGCGGCCTCGACCTGTGCCTGACCTCCCCCGTACCGGACGCCCCCGATCTGGTCGCCCGCCGCCTGGACGAACAGCGGCTGCGGCTGGTGGTCCCCGACGACCACCGGCTGGCCGGCCGCCGCCGGGTCCGGCTCGCCGAGGCCGCCTCCGAACTCTTCGTCACCCTGGAACCGGGCTACGGGCTGCGGCGCATCACCGACGCGCTGTGCGCCGAGGCGGGGTTCACCCCGAGGATCGCCTTCGAGGGCGAGGAGGCGGAGACCCTGCGCGGCCTGGTCGCGGCCGGTCTCGGCGTGGCCCTCCTGCCGCCCCCGGCGGTCCCCCGCCCCGGAGTGGCGGAGCTGACCGTCACCGCCCCGCGCGCCGTCCGCGAGATCGGCGTCGCGTGGCTGGACGGCCACCCCGATACGCCGCCGGTGGCCGCCTTCAAGAGGTTCCTGCTGAGCCGGCGGGGGCAGCTGCTGGCCTAG